ATAAACGTGGTCTGGGATTTATGAACCTGTGAATCTGTTCCCACCATAAGACGGTAATGTCCCTTTGGATTACCTTTCATAAATGTAACAATCCGTTCAAAGACATGTTCGAACGACAGTCCATTCTCCTGAAGATTTTGAAACGAATGGTGATAAGCCGGGGAATTCCTCATAGATAAGCATCACAACTTTCCCTTTGGGTTGGAAAATATCTTTTTCGCTCTTACGATATTTTATGGAAAGGGGATAATTGGCGTGCAAAAGATGAAAATTCGTTTTTTGGTCTTAGTACCTTTTTGAAAAAGAGGTTCAATCTGGCATGACATCCGCAAAAGCAAAAGCACAAGTTGAAACAATTTTTCTTGTTTTGCTCAATGTTTCACAATATATCCATAGATTATTAAATTGAAAGCGCTTATATTTATAGTGTAGATAGAAAAATTAAGAAGTGAAATTACATCACAATAGGAGGGTGAATGAACTATGCCCATGACAACCTTTAAAGCTGCTGCTCATTTACAGAAGGGTGTTCAAGTTAAAGCTAAATCTCGTAATTTCGAGATAACCATTGATGAGCCAAAGGAATTAGGCGGAACGGATACGGGTATGAATCCTGTAGAATTAACTCTAGCAGCATTAGGTGCTTGCCAAGCCATCGTAGCTCGTGTGTATGCTAGAAAGTTCAAAATAGAATTTGATGATCTATGGATTGATGTGGAAGGAGATCTTGACACAGATGGCTTTATGAATAAATCTGATGTTCGTCGCGGTTATTCTGATATTCGTTTTAACTTTCATATTGCAACGGATGCACCTAGAGAAAAAGTTGAAGAGTTTGTAGCGTTTATTGAAAAGACATGTCCGGTTGGAGATACTATCGCGAACCCAGTGAACCTTAAATTAAATGAGATTATTTTAGAACCAAGAAAGGCCTGTGTGTAAAAACAAAAAACTAATTTCCGATTTTTGGGGTCAGCTCCCTCGCTACTTTACCACAACGGGGAACTGACACCTTTTATCCCTTCTTATGCCTGTCGCCGATAGTCAGGCGCCTTACGCTTTTCTTAACAAATCATCGTCTGCGTTAGACCAGAAAAAGGTTAATTATATAACAAAATACAAAAAAGAGATAAATTTCATAAAAGGCATTGTGTTGGTGTCGAAACATGGTATCATGGAGATAAAGGAAAATATTAGATTTCATGTGACTGATACGATCAGGCATGGAGGTAATAATGGAGGATTTACATCCTTTATTATTTCTCCATGCCTTTTTTGTATAAATTTTTTTATTTAATGGGTTGGGTTTTTGGTTACAAATTTATTAAAGGAGGATAAGAAATGAGAAAAAGAATTGTATCAGTATTTTGTGTCTTTGTCCTGTTAATGAGTATGGTGATGACGGGCATTCCACCTACTAAGGTTTATGCTGCTAATAACCAAAATTTAGCGCTAAATATGCCGACAGTTGACTCAGACCATGAAGTAGACTATGTGTCTTCTAAATATGCTGTGGATGGTAATCTTAATACGAAGTGGTCGTCTGCACCGGGATGGATGAACCCAAATGCTGACAATTCCTGGTGGTATGTGGACTTGGGAGCGGTATCTGAATTAGATCAGGTTGTCATTCACTGGGGAGATGCTCCAGCTACAAAGTGGAAACTACTGATTTCAAATGATGGGAAGACATGGGAGAATGCCTTTAAGGACAATAGAGTTCTTGATAGTAAGGATTATAGTGAAAAAGAAGAAGTTATTAAACTTGATAAATCTCAAGCAAGGTTTGTGAAGTTTCAAGGTATTGAAAGAACACCGGTTAGAGGGCAGCTTTTCGGCTATGCTTTTTATGAATTCGAAGTCTATGGTTATAGTAAAATAAATGAAATTGTAAACAGCATTACCTCCATTCCCGATTTAACTGCTGATTCGAATAAAATAACTCTGCCAGAGATGCCGGAAGGTTATAAAATTAGTTTATTTGGCAGCGATAAGCTACCTGTCATCGATCTTAGCGGCAAAATCTATAAACCGCTTGTGGATACGACAGTCAATCTATTATTTAAAGTGGAAGATAAAGAGAACCCTTCAATTTATGGCATTACGAAAAATATAGCTGTAAATGTACCAGGTCAATATAAAGCAAATGAAAGTGCTAATCCGGAACCTAAAGTGATACCATCTTTAAGGGAATGGTTTGGGCATGAAGGCCAGTTTAAATTAACCGATTCCTCTAGAATTGTCGTGAATCCTTCCTTTAAAAATGAGTTACAAACAGCAGCAGAAGAAACAGCAAAGGATTTGAAAGAAGTGAATGGCTTTCAGCTAAATGTTGTTTATGGAACTCCTGTTAAGGGAGACCTTTATCTAACATTGGATAAAGACCTAAGCTATTTAACACGCGGAGGATATATCTTCGATGTAAACGATTACATAACGATAACATCTGCTCAAGTGGATGGAGTATTTTATGGAACCCGGACTGCATTGCAAATTTTAAAGCAGAATCAAACAACCATTCCAAAAGGAATCAGTAGAGATTATCCAGCAAATGAAGAGAGAGGGTTCATGTTGGATGTTGCTAGAAAGTTTTACACGATCGATTTTTTACGTGATTATGTAAAACTATTATCTTGGTATAAAATGTCTAATTTCCAGATTCACTTGAATGATGATGTGTGGAGCCCATTTGCGGATGGCACCACGTATGCTTTTAGACTTGAAAGTGAGCGCTTTCCAGGGCTCGCGAGTCCGGAGCATTATACAAAAGAAGAATTTCGCAGTCTCCAACAATTAGGAATGAACTATGGGGTAAATGTTATTCCAGAGTTTGATACACCTGGGCATTCTGGGGCTTTCATTAATTATGACAAAGAGCTGGCAAATGGACATGGAGGGATGGATGTTACAAAACCAAAGACCATCCAATTTGTCGAAGGCTTATTCAGTGAATACATCGATGGCCCGAACCCTACCTTTATCGGTCCCGACGTTCATATAGGAACGGACGAATATCACACGCCAACACAGAAGGACGTGGAAGATTTCAGGGCGTATATGGACCATCTGATAAAATTTATTAACGCAAAAGGGAAACATCCATTAATATGGGGCGGGCTCACCGAATATAAGGGAACAACTCCGGTTGATACAAACACTACGATGAATGTTTGGAGTACTGGTTTTTCGAAGCCGGGGGAAATGATAGACCAAGGGTATAATATTATTAACACCGATGACGCGAATCTTTATATTGTTCCTAAAGCAGGTTATTACCACGATTACCTTGATGGAAAGAATTTATATGAAAATTGGGAAGCGAATAAGTTTCATGATTCCACATTACCATACGGGCACCCGCAGCTAAAGGGAGCGATGTTTGCTCTTTGGAATGATGTTTCTTATCCAAAGGGCATTACCATGGCCGATTCTCACGATCGAATTTTACCGGCGGTTCAAGTCCTGGCAGAGAAAATGTGGAACGGAGGCGAAACAAAACAGGATTTTACGAAATTTAGCAGTTTGGCTTCCGTTATTGGTGAGGCACCAAATACGAGCTTATCCCACCAGATAAATACGAATAATAAAGATGGAAACATTATTCAATATGCGTTTGATGATAATCTTCAGGATACGTCAGGAAACAATTATCACGGTACTCCAAAGAATACCGAATTCACGGAAGGAAAATTGAATAAAGGATTAAAGCTTAAAGGCGGAAGTAGTTATGTGGAAACGGGTTTAAAAAACCAAGGTTTCGGCTGGACAACCTCCTTCTGGATCAAACCTGACCAAGACAACCCTGAAAATGCCATCTTATTAGACTCGAAGAATAGTCAACTAAAAATCTCAAAGAATAAGATTGTTCTCTCAAGTGAAAATTACAGCCAAGAATTTAATTATAAGCTTCCTTATGATAAGTGGACAAATATACTATTAAAGGGTGACAACGAAAAAACCACCTTATATATTAACGGGAATGAATATACAGAACAGAAGCAAACTACCTTTGTTTTACCACTTGAAAAAATAGGAAGTTCATCTAACGCATTTAAGGGAAGTATTGATAATTTGCGTATTTACAACCGTACCATCAACATTTTAGGGGATGTCAATTACGCCTTAAATAAACAAGCATATGCTAGAGATTCAGAGGTAGATTGGGTTGGGCCGGAATTTGCAGTTGATGGAAAAAGCGGTACCAAGTGGGCTTCAGATTATCAAAAGCCAGACGCGGATTCTGCTTGGTGGTCCGTTGATTTAGGGGAAGAAAAGGAGATTAGCAAAGTCTCTATCCAGTGGGAAACGGCCTATGCAGAAACTTATAAGATCCTAGTTTCAAATGATAATAAAAATTGGATAAATGTTCTTCCAAATGATGGGGTTTTTCACGGGAAAGAGGGGCTTCAAGAGTCTACTTTTGCCCCGATTAAAGCACGATATGTAAAGTTTCAAGGTATCAAAAGAGCTACGGGCTGGGGCTACTGTTTCTTTGAGTTTGAAGTGTACGGGAAAACAAATGATTATGGTAAGTATGAAGCATTAGTGGAAGATGGTTTACAACTATATCATCTTGACAGAGGAGACGATGCTATTAGGGCAGAAGTCATGACATTATTAACGATGTATCCTTATGAATTTGATTCGAATGTTTCAGCCTTAATGAATAAGTTAGAGCAGCTCCGTCAATCAATTCCTGTACAGGATGAAAGAAACATGAAAGCTCTTCAAGAAACCATTGAATTGGCTGAAAGTATTTATAAGGGTGGAGAAATTGGGAATAAAGCAGGACAATTTAATGAAGCTGATAAAGCTGTGTTCGGTTCCAGTGTTGAGGAAGCAAAGAAGATTTATGCTCAATTACCATTAACAAATGAAGCAGTTCAAAAGGCAATATCTTCATTAAATATGGCCATTTCTGAATTCAAATCAAAAATAATCACCGATAAACATGAGAAACTACAAGTTCTAAAATCAGATAAATTTGGGAAATATCTGGCGGACATGAGTGGAATCACGCTTTATTATTCTAGTAAAGATACTCCAGATATTAGCTATTGCACTGATGAATGTCTTGCAGAATGGCAGCCGTTCTATCAAGAGACGATCAAGACGACAGACGGATACAAATCAAAAGATTTTGGGACAATCACAAGGAAAGATGGCCAAAAACAAACAACCTATAAAGGATACCCTTTGTATTACTATCAAAAAGATTACCTTCCAGGAGATACTAAAGGCCATGGTTTAAATAACATTTGGTTTGTGGTGAATAAGGATCTGCCATGATTACCTAAAACATTGTGAAGTATAATAGAGTTTAAATTGAAAAGGAAGAAATATTGACCACTAAGCAGGACAGTTTTTGGAGTAGATAATCCAAAAAGACATCAAATCCATATTTCATATAACAACATGTTAAGGGACAAGGATAATCTCCAAGTCCTTTTTCGTGTTAATTACAAAGTTTGTTTCTTCTAATCTAATGATAGTTATTAATGTATAGGATAAAAGTCTGATGGAATTTTATATGTTTTCTATTAAAATGAAATTAGTTTGTGAATATTCATACTATTAATAATTATTAGAAAACGGAGGATGTTGAATGAAGAAAAAGAGAGCGGCTGCCGGTATTTTAGCAGTAGGATTATTAACTGCAGTTCCTTGGACAGCAGGATTTGCAGAGGGTCCAAAATGGACAAACGTCAATGTATATGAAGAACAGGATGGTAGTAAGTTTAATAGTGAAAACTATGACTTTGTGAAATTCTCGCAAATCGGTACAAAATTGAAAGCCATCGAGAAACAGTCTAACCGTGTTAAAGTTGAAGTTCGCGGTACGTCAGCGGATGGACATCCTCTATATGTCGTTACGATTGCTGACCCAACAACGCAAGGAAAGTTTGGAAAAATCCAGGCCTTAAGAAAGCAAATGTTTAAAAACCCGGGAAAAGCTCAAGATTGGATTGTGGATAATCCGGACTTTAAAGTTCCAATCATGATCAATGGTTCCATCCATGGCACGGAATTCGCTGGGACCGACGCTCTCCTCCAGTTAATTGAACGTTTTGCAACAGAAAATGACCAAGAGACGAAAAATATCCTCGCCAACAACATCCTTATATTCAACGTCGTGCAAAACCCGGACGGACGTGTCGATGCCACTCGTTTTAATGGCGAAGGAATTGACTTGAACCGTGATTTTATTACACAATCCCAGCCAGAAACAAGAGAAACTGTTGACCTTATTAAAGAATGGAACCCGATGGTATTTCTTGATACGCATGGATACGTGAAAAACTATGCGCCAAACCTACAGGGATTAATTGAACCATGTACACCGCCGCATAATCCAAACTACGAGTATGATTTATATAACAAGTGGGCCTATAAACAGGCTGAAGCGATGGAAGCTCAGATAATGAGCCAAAAGGATAAATTTTCATCAAATAGTTTATATCAAAATATGAAAGGCGTTTACGTTCCACAGCGTAATGATCAGGACGGATGGGATGATTATCCGCCAATCTTCACGCCTATGTATGCGATGTACCATGGTGCATATGGACATACTTTAGAAACACCAACGAATGATTGGGACGGCGTCCGCTGGATGTATAACGCCATTATCGGTGCGCTTAATTTTGCTACAGAGAACAAGCAGTCCATGATTACGGACCAAATTGAAATGTTTAAACGTGGGATTAATTTTGATCATCCGTTCCATAAGGATGGTTTTTTCCCTAAAGCCTATATCCTTCCAGTTGATGAAAAAGACCCTACTGTAACGCAAAAAGCTGTCAATCATTTAATTAATAATGACATTGAAGTGGTTCAAGCACCGAAAGCATTTGTCGTAGATGGAAAATCATATCCTAAAGGAACGTACATCGTTAAGATGGATCAGGCCAAGGCGGGATTAGCCAACACCATGCTTTGGGACGGAGAAGACATCACAAACGATACTGCTGCGATGTATGATATTTCAGCATGGAGTTTACCGGAACTTTGGGGCTTTAAAGCAGTGGCGACACAAAGTTCTATTGATGTGACAACAACAAAAGTAAACAAAATTGCCGAGCAAGGATCCGTATCCGGCAAAGGTCCATTCTTAATTCCGAATAGCTCTGTCAAATCCATCGAGCTAGTAAATACGCTGCTTAAACAAGGTGTCGAAGTTAAACGTGATGTTAAGGGCAACTATTACACAGAAGCAGCAGGCAATACTATATCAAGTGCTGTGAAAGCATCTGGCTTGCAGATTGAAAGCATCTCTAAAGTACCGGCTGATGCAACGGTATTATCAAGTTTAAAAGTAGCTATTTTAAAGGACGGCGGAATGGGGAAAGTCCAGTCTAACAGCGGGACAAAGTTAGCCTTGAAACGACTTGGCTTCGATGTGACCGAAGTGTCACCGGTTGAAGTAGCAGAAAACGGAGTTAACGGTTTTGATGTCTTTGTTTATAGTGGCACAGCTTCCTTGATATCCTCAAACTTAAGCGAGGCAAACAAGGAATTTGGTTTACGTGACAAGGCACAAGAAGCTAAGTTGAAAGCGAACATTACGAACTTTGTTGCCAACGGTGGCAAATATATTGCAGTAGGATCAAGTGCATCACAGGCCACGAAAACCCTCGGACTAACAGATGACACCATTAATGTGGGAGGATCTAATAGTAACGGAATTGTGAAGGTTAACTATGAAGGCACTAGTTTAACTGCCGGTTATGGTCAGAATGATCTTGGGTTTGTCTATCGCCCAGCATGGTATACCAATACTGGAAACGATAAAGTAGTCGCAACTTATGATAACAGTAACGATTTCTTCGTAGCTGGACATTGGAGAAATAACGCTTCTGCCAAAGGTCAGGCAGTTATGGTCAAAGAGCAGGATAAAGACGTAACCTTGATTGGTTTAGAAGCAGGCTTCCGTGATCATACGGACTACCTGTTCCGCCTGTTATCCAATGCAATTTTTGAAAAATAAAAGGCTGGCATAGTACCGGCCGTTTATCAGCAAATCGTTTTGTCAGCCTATTAAATTTTTTAAAAAATAATATGATAGAAAGAGCCTGGTTCTGCAATGAATCAGGCTTTTTCTTGTAGTAGAGAGTTTATTTTGAAAAGTGCTAACAGAGGCATAGTAGAAATGCTATCAAATTCAACGCTTCTAAAGAAAAAGAGCTGACCTTCTAAGGCCAACCCCTTTCTGCCGGTTATTTAATTGTAATGGTTGCAGAGCTAAAGTTATTCCCGTTGCCTAATGGATTGTAATTCTTTTCAATGTTTCCGGCGGAGTCCACAGCGAAATAATTGATGGTTGTTGTTTTTTCAATTTTTAACGTTTCTGCAAATTCGCGGGTTCCGCTTAATCTGATTTTAGCTGATTGGAAGGTAGGGCGGCTGCCGTCAAGTGTATAATAGACGGTGGCTGGCTCACTTGTTTCAATCTTAACATCAACTGGGCCTGTGTATTTACCGTTTCCAGGTGTTGCTTTGGAGGAAGGCCTCTGATGGTCTTTCGCATTATTATAGGCTACTTTAATCAAACTGATTAAACCGTTAGAAAATTCCATTGCTTCTTCATGACCTTCTGCAAATGATGGCTGGAAGCCAACTGCCTGCCATCTTTTCGTATCCTTATTCCATAAATCTGCCCCTACTTCGAAGTTCCAAGCGTAAATCCCTTTTTCATACCAAAGGTAGTCTGCGGAGTTGCCTGCAGCAGAGTACAGTACATCAGGAATTGGGCCGGTACGGCTTGGAAGAATAACCGTTCCGCGGTGATCCTGTATGTCATTTAAGATAACATCAGATGCTGCCCAATAGAAGGCTTCTTCCCCAGCAGACGGACGTGGCAGGGTTGTACGTTTTGCATCGTAAGCACCTGGTGACCACATGAAGTAGCCGCCATAGCTATGAATATTCATCGCAAATTTGATGTTTGGATTTTGGTCAGCAAGCCAGACAAGGTTTCTCGCTTCTGGTTCAGAGTTTTCAGATGGACCGGCGTAAGTTTCGCTTCGGCAATTTGTTATCGATGCGCCGATATAGCCATCAAATGCGGAGCCGACAGAGTGGTTGCGATTAAGGTCAACTCCCCAAGAATTACGGTATCCTGGATCAGCTTCGGCAGGACTGCAGTGGTTTGTCATATTTTTGCG
The DNA window shown above is from Neobacillus sp. WH10 and carries:
- a CDS encoding OsmC family protein, giving the protein MPMTTFKAAAHLQKGVQVKAKSRNFEITIDEPKELGGTDTGMNPVELTLAALGACQAIVARVYARKFKIEFDDLWIDVEGDLDTDGFMNKSDVRRGYSDIRFNFHIATDAPREKVEEFVAFIEKTCPVGDTIANPVNLKLNEIILEPRKACV
- a CDS encoding discoidin domain-containing protein, which translates into the protein MRKRIVSVFCVFVLLMSMVMTGIPPTKVYAANNQNLALNMPTVDSDHEVDYVSSKYAVDGNLNTKWSSAPGWMNPNADNSWWYVDLGAVSELDQVVIHWGDAPATKWKLLISNDGKTWENAFKDNRVLDSKDYSEKEEVIKLDKSQARFVKFQGIERTPVRGQLFGYAFYEFEVYGYSKINEIVNSITSIPDLTADSNKITLPEMPEGYKISLFGSDKLPVIDLSGKIYKPLVDTTVNLLFKVEDKENPSIYGITKNIAVNVPGQYKANESANPEPKVIPSLREWFGHEGQFKLTDSSRIVVNPSFKNELQTAAEETAKDLKEVNGFQLNVVYGTPVKGDLYLTLDKDLSYLTRGGYIFDVNDYITITSAQVDGVFYGTRTALQILKQNQTTIPKGISRDYPANEERGFMLDVARKFYTIDFLRDYVKLLSWYKMSNFQIHLNDDVWSPFADGTTYAFRLESERFPGLASPEHYTKEEFRSLQQLGMNYGVNVIPEFDTPGHSGAFINYDKELANGHGGMDVTKPKTIQFVEGLFSEYIDGPNPTFIGPDVHIGTDEYHTPTQKDVEDFRAYMDHLIKFINAKGKHPLIWGGLTEYKGTTPVDTNTTMNVWSTGFSKPGEMIDQGYNIINTDDANLYIVPKAGYYHDYLDGKNLYENWEANKFHDSTLPYGHPQLKGAMFALWNDVSYPKGITMADSHDRILPAVQVLAEKMWNGGETKQDFTKFSSLASVIGEAPNTSLSHQINTNNKDGNIIQYAFDDNLQDTSGNNYHGTPKNTEFTEGKLNKGLKLKGGSSYVETGLKNQGFGWTTSFWIKPDQDNPENAILLDSKNSQLKISKNKIVLSSENYSQEFNYKLPYDKWTNILLKGDNEKTTLYINGNEYTEQKQTTFVLPLEKIGSSSNAFKGSIDNLRIYNRTINILGDVNYALNKQAYARDSEVDWVGPEFAVDGKSGTKWASDYQKPDADSAWWSVDLGEEKEISKVSIQWETAYAETYKILVSNDNKNWINVLPNDGVFHGKEGLQESTFAPIKARYVKFQGIKRATGWGYCFFEFEVYGKTNDYGKYEALVEDGLQLYHLDRGDDAIRAEVMTLLTMYPYEFDSNVSALMNKLEQLRQSIPVQDERNMKALQETIELAESIYKGGEIGNKAGQFNEADKAVFGSSVEEAKKIYAQLPLTNEAVQKAISSLNMAISEFKSKIITDKHEKLQVLKSDKFGKYLADMSGITLYYSSKDTPDISYCTDECLAEWQPFYQETIKTTDGYKSKDFGTITRKDGQKQTTYKGYPLYYYQKDYLPGDTKGHGLNNIWFVVNKDLP
- a CDS encoding M14 family zinc carboxypeptidase yields the protein MKKKRAAAGILAVGLLTAVPWTAGFAEGPKWTNVNVYEEQDGSKFNSENYDFVKFSQIGTKLKAIEKQSNRVKVEVRGTSADGHPLYVVTIADPTTQGKFGKIQALRKQMFKNPGKAQDWIVDNPDFKVPIMINGSIHGTEFAGTDALLQLIERFATENDQETKNILANNILIFNVVQNPDGRVDATRFNGEGIDLNRDFITQSQPETRETVDLIKEWNPMVFLDTHGYVKNYAPNLQGLIEPCTPPHNPNYEYDLYNKWAYKQAEAMEAQIMSQKDKFSSNSLYQNMKGVYVPQRNDQDGWDDYPPIFTPMYAMYHGAYGHTLETPTNDWDGVRWMYNAIIGALNFATENKQSMITDQIEMFKRGINFDHPFHKDGFFPKAYILPVDEKDPTVTQKAVNHLINNDIEVVQAPKAFVVDGKSYPKGTYIVKMDQAKAGLANTMLWDGEDITNDTAAMYDISAWSLPELWGFKAVATQSSIDVTTTKVNKIAEQGSVSGKGPFLIPNSSVKSIELVNTLLKQGVEVKRDVKGNYYTEAAGNTISSAVKASGLQIESISKVPADATVLSSLKVAILKDGGMGKVQSNSGTKLALKRLGFDVTEVSPVEVAENGVNGFDVFVYSGTASLISSNLSEANKEFGLRDKAQEAKLKANITNFVANGGKYIAVGSSASQATKTLGLTDDTINVGGSNSNGIVKVNYEGTSLTAGYGQNDLGFVYRPAWYTNTGNDKVVATYDNSNDFFVAGHWRNNASAKGQAVMVKEQDKDVTLIGLEAGFRDHTDYLFRLLSNAIFEK